CCACCCCGAAATTCGGGTTCACGATGACGGGCTCGTCAAGCGTCGTCCGTTCACGAAGACGTTCGTCCCCTGGGACGAGGTCTCTCACGTTCGGCTCCACGAGGACGAACTCGTCCTCGATCGCGGGCTGTTCGACGTCCGCCTCGAGCGCTCGGAGCTCGCCGAGCTCGAGGCTGCTCGGGAGACGATCGAACGGTGTATCGAGACCGCAGGCGCGGACGCACGGTCCGTACCGTAGCTACGCGAGGTCGGCTCGTCCGCTGGTCGCACTTTGGAGCCGATCCCGCAGCGCGTCGGCCTCCGCGACCGGAACCCGAACCTCGAACGTGACCTCGGCCTCGTAGTCGGCCTCGAACTCGAGGGCCTCGCTCTCGAGGACGCTGCGGACGGTCCCCGAGTCGTCGTACGCGACGGTGATCGTCACCCGCTCGTGGGGGCGCTGTTCGACGATCCCCGCGTCCTCGACGGCTTCTTTCACCGCCCGGGAGTAGGCCCGCACGAGCCCGCCGACGCCGAGGTTCGTCCCGCCATAGTAGCGGGTGACGACGACCACGCAGTTCTCGAGTTCTTGCTGGGCGAGGACGTTCAGCGCCGGCTTGCCCGCCGAGCCGGAGGGTTCGCCGTCGTCGCTCGAGTACTCCCGGAGAAACTCCCCGTCGGAGTCCGCCCGCACCCGGTAGGCGGGGACGTTGTGGGTCGCGTCCTCGTACTCCGTGGCGACGCGGTCGATGAACGCCTCGGCGTCGGCGACGGCGTCGACGGGCCGGACGTGGCCGAGAAACTCCGACCCCTGAACGACGAACCGCGCCGTCGCGGCGTCGGCGACGGTTCGGTACGTCTCGCTCACCCGGGTTCACCCCGGCTCCCTCCCGGATCGATCATGGAGGTCGTACTCCCGCTATCGAAAAGAGCTCGTCGGTCGCCGCGGGGCCGGTTCCGGATCCGCTACGTTATTGACCCTCGGTACGGTCTGTCACCGCATGGACGACGCGATCATCGACGAGACGCTCGTCGACGAACTCCGTAGCGCCTGTCGAACCACCGTCGGCGACGAGCTTCGCAGCATCACGTATCTCACCGAGGACGACGTCGAGCAGGTGTACCTGCGGTCGGATCTCGACCGGACCGCCGATCTGGTTGGGTTCGCCGAACACGAGCGACGCGGGTTCCACTCCCAGTCGGCCTACCGCAACACTCAGCTCGGCGAGTACCAGGCGACGATTCGGATGTTCGAGAACGGCTACCTGTCCCGCGTGATCCGTGGATCACACGGCGTCTGGGTGACGACGGACAACATGTCGATGGAGCGGTTCGAGGAGCTGACGAGCGCGCTCAGCGCCATCCTCGAGGACCACGAGCCGGCACCCTGACCTCACTGCAGTTCGATCTTGCGGACGAACTCGAGGTCGCGGATCTCGGTGATCACCGCACCCGGCAGATCCTGGTCCGTGACGAGATAGAGCCGGGGCTCGTCGGTAAACTCGGGGTCCTCGCTGATCGTCTGGCGGATCGAGATCCCGTTGTCGGCAAGCGTCCCCGTAATCCGGGCGACGATCCCCTCCTGGTCGGCGTCGTCGACCGCGATCGACAGCACCGTCAGATCGAGGACGGGCGCCAGATCCATCAGGCTGGGGACCTGCGAGATGTTCTGGAAGATCCGCCGAAGCTCGGGGTCCTCGAGAATAACGTCGGTCGTCGAGTCGACGACCCGTCGATCGACGCCGATCTCGCGTGCGATCCCCGTGTTCGGGATCTCGATGCCCCCGGAGACGACCCGGCCGTCGTCGTTGACGGAGAACCCGCGCTCGAGCAGCAGGCGGATCACCGCCTGCTGGCTCGGCGATCCCTCGAACTTCTCCATGATCTCGTCGAACATGTCCGTGCAGTACGCGGGCCGAGGTATAAGGATCGGTGATCGACGCCTGTCCGTGCTCGGAACGGGACCACCGCGGCCGCTACAGGGTTCCCTTCGTGCTCGGGGTTCCCTCCCGGCGGTCGTCGATCCGGGTCGCGTCGTCGAGGGTGCGCGCGAGCGCCTTGAACAGCGCCTCGACCTCGTGGTGGGCGTTCTCACCGTCGACCTCGAGATGCAGTGTCAGCCCGGCGTTCATCGCCAGCGATTCGCCGAAGTGGCGAGCCATGTCGCTCGTGAACTCGCCGATCGCGTCCTGAGAGAACTCCCCGTCGAAGTAAAACCGTGGTCGGCCGCTAACGTCGACGACGGCACCCGCGACGGCCTCGTCCAGGGGAACGCGGCGATCGGCGTAACGGACGATCCCCGTGCGATCGCCAAGCGCCTCGTCGAACGCCGTTCCCAGCACGATCGCGACGTCCTCGACGGTGTGGTGGTCGTCGATCTCGAGGTCGCCGTCGCAGCTGATCTCGAGGTCGAACAGCCCGTGTTTGGCCAGCGCCGTCAGCATGTGATCGAAGAAGCCGATCCCCGTCTCGACGTCGGCCACGCCGGTTCCGTCGACAGCGACGGAACAGTCGATGGTCGTCTCGCTGGTCTCGCGGCTCGCTGTCGCCGTTCGATCGCTCATGGTGAACCGATACCGCCGCCGGTACAAGGTGGTTCCGCTCGGCCCGGCGGCGCGGAACCGCCGCCGACGGGCACTCACTGAGAACGGGCCATAAAATCTCTAACTAGTTCTGGGCCGGTTTCGAAACGTCCGTTACGACACGGTGACACGATAAAATAGCGCTAATCAGCCCTAGTATTCTATTGTTTATATGACGGCTGTAGTGAATGTGTTGGGTACAAAGAGGTCGGTCACGCTCCCATGTCGAACCACTCCCCGCTCTCGAACGAATCGGTCGCCCCCTCCAACCCGGACGCCGGAGCGGAGCGGTACCACCGCCGGCTCGCCCGCTCGATCAAAGGCCCCGCCCAGTTCCTCGCGTTCTGGGCCGCGATCGCCCTGCCGTTCGTCCACCTCCCGCTGCTCGCACGCGGCCTCGGCGACCCCGACGCCGTACTGGCGTTCTCGTTGCTGCTTGGCTGTAACGTCGTCGCGCTCTACGTCGGTCACGACCACAACCGTGAGTGACCGCCAGCGACCGTCGCCGCCTCCGGAGCGGTTCCCGACCCTTGCGTTCGCGTTCCGAACTCATTATCTACCCGCCACCCACACCGTCGGACACGCGTGACCGTTCGTGTCGACTGGCGCTCGAGCTGTAGCCTCACCGGGACGGTACTCAAGTGGCTCGCCGTCCCCCTAGCCGCGCCGCTGGCGCTTGCGGTCTTCGACGGCGACGACCCCCTGCCGTTTCTCGTTGCGATCGTTCTTACCGGGGTGGTTGGAATCGCGCTCGAGACCCTCTCCGAGGAGCGCTCGCTCGGCCAGCGGGAGGCGTTTCTGATGGTCGCGATCACCTGGCTCGGGGTCGCCGCGGTCGGTGCCGTCCCGTTCGTCCTCGCCGGGCTCGCGGCCGGGCCCCAGTCGGCGTTCTACGGCGGCCTCGGCGGACCGGTCAACGCTCTCTTCGAGAGTATGAGCGGGCTGACGACGACGGGTGCGACCGTAATGAGCGGCTGGGACTTCGCGAACCAGTCGCGAGCGATCCTGCTCTGGCGCCAGCTGATCCAGTGGCTCGGCGGGCTTGGGATCCTGATCGTCGCGATCGGTCTGCTCTCGAGTCTGATGGTCGGTGGCGCCCAGCTGATGGAAACCGAGACCCAGACCCGGAACGTCCGCAAGCTCCGGCCCCACATCAGCGATACGGCCCGGCTCATCTGGGGGCTGTACGTCGGTATCACCGTCTTGGCGGCCGCGACGTTCTACGCGCTTCACCTGGCCGGGCTCGGACCGAACATGGATCCGTTCAATGCTGTCTCCCACGCGTTGACCAGCGTCGCTACCGCCGGCTTCTCGCCGGAACCCGGCAGCGCCGGCGCCTTCTCCCCGGCCGTCCAGTGGGCGATCATTCCGTTCATGATCCTGGGGTCGACCAACTTCGTCCTGCTGTACTACGTCACGCAGGGCGGCTACCGCCGTCCGTTCGAGTCCCAGGAGTTTCGCTTCTACATCGGCGCGCTCGGGGTTTTCTCTGCGCTGGTCGTGGCGATCCTCCTGCTCGATCCCGACGTGAATACGGGTCTCGAATCGACGATCCGACACGGACTGTTTAACGTCACGTCGCTGGTGACGACGACGGGCTACGCCTCGACGGACTTCGATCTGTGGGGGCCCGGCGCGAAACACCTCCTGTTTCTGTGTATGTTCATCGGCGGGATGGCCGGCTCGACGACCTGCTCGATCAAGTCGCTGCGCTGGCTGGTGACGCTGAAGGCGTTTCGCAGAAGCCTCTTCACGTCGGTCCACCCCGAGGCGATCCGCCCGCTCCGGCTCGGCGACGAGGTCGTCGACGAGGAGACGGTCCGGGACATCTACGCCTACATCCTGCTCACGCTCGTGATCTTCTTCCTGCTGACGATCTTCGTGGTCGTCGATGCGGCCCGCACCAGCGACCCCGTCGGCGAATTCGAGGCGATGGGCGCCTCGGCGTCGATCTTCCTCAATATCGGCCCCGCCTTCGAACGCGCCGGCCCGATGGACAACTACGCCGGCTTCTCGGTTACCTCTCGGAGCGTGATGGTGATCATGATGTGGATCGGTCGCATCGAGATCATCCCGGTGCTCGTACTACTGACACCAGCGTTCTGGAAATCGTAGCCGTCGACGGACGCGGTTCAGTCGTCGACCGCGGCCGTCGCTTCCTCGAGCGTAAACCGTCCCTCGTACAGCGCGCTCCCGACCACGACCGCGGCTGCGCCCGTCTCCTCGATCGCCCGTACGTCCTCGAGGGTCGCGACGCCCCCGCTCGCGATCACCGGGATCTCGGTCGCCGTGACCAGCTCCGCGACGGGCTCGGTCGCGACGCCCTCGAGCTGCCCCTCGACGTCAACGTTCGTAAAGAGGATCGCCGCGGCACCCAGCTCGGCGTAGCGTTCGGCGGCCTCGACGGGCGTGACGCCGGCGCCCTCCGTCCAGCCCTCGACGACGACCTCGCCGTCCTTGGCGTCGAGGCTGACGACCACGCTGTTGGGGTATTCCTCGCTGATCTCGGCGACGATCTCGGGGTTTTCGACGGCCGCGGTGCCGAGGACAACCCGGTCGACGCCGCGCTCGAGCAGGTCGGCAGCGTCGGCTGCGGTTCGGATCCCCCCGCCCAGCTGGGTGGGGACGTCGACGGCGTCGATCACGGCGTCGATCGCGTCGGCGTTCGCGCGCTCGCCCTCGAAGGCGCCGTCCAGATCGACCAGGTGGAGCGTCTCCGCGCCGGCGTCGACCC
This genomic window from Natronococcus occultus SP4 contains:
- the hisB gene encoding imidazoleglycerol-phosphate dehydratase HisB, which translates into the protein MSDRTATASRETSETTIDCSVAVDGTGVADVETGIGFFDHMLTALAKHGLFDLEISCDGDLEIDDHHTVEDVAIVLGTAFDEALGDRTGIVRYADRRVPLDEAVAGAVVDVSGRPRFYFDGEFSQDAIGEFTSDMARHFGESLAMNAGLTLHLEVDGENAHHEVEALFKALARTLDDATRIDDRREGTPSTKGTL
- a CDS encoding TrkH family potassium uptake protein, which produces MTVRVDWRSSCSLTGTVLKWLAVPLAAPLALAVFDGDDPLPFLVAIVLTGVVGIALETLSEERSLGQREAFLMVAITWLGVAAVGAVPFVLAGLAAGPQSAFYGGLGGPVNALFESMSGLTTTGATVMSGWDFANQSRAILLWRQLIQWLGGLGILIVAIGLLSSLMVGGAQLMETETQTRNVRKLRPHISDTARLIWGLYVGITVLAAATFYALHLAGLGPNMDPFNAVSHALTSVATAGFSPEPGSAGAFSPAVQWAIIPFMILGSTNFVLLYYVTQGGYRRPFESQEFRFYIGALGVFSALVVAILLLDPDVNTGLESTIRHGLFNVTSLVTTTGYASTDFDLWGPGAKHLLFLCMFIGGMAGSTTCSIKSLRWLVTLKAFRRSLFTSVHPEAIRPLRLGDEVVDEETVRDIYAYILLTLVIFFLLTIFVVVDAARTSDPVGEFEAMGASASIFLNIGPAFERAGPMDNYAGFSVTSRSVMVIMMWIGRIEIIPVLVLLTPAFWKS
- a CDS encoding DUF7522 family protein, with translation MDDAIIDETLVDELRSACRTTVGDELRSITYLTEDDVEQVYLRSDLDRTADLVGFAEHERRGFHSQSAYRNTQLGEYQATIRMFENGYLSRVIRGSHGVWVTTDNMSMERFEELTSALSAILEDHEPAP
- a CDS encoding regulator of amino acid metabolism, contains ACT domain, whose translation is MFDEIMEKFEGSPSQQAVIRLLLERGFSVNDDGRVVSGGIEIPNTGIAREIGVDRRVVDSTTDVILEDPELRRIFQNISQVPSLMDLAPVLDLTVLSIAVDDADQEGIVARITGTLADNGISIRQTISEDPEFTDEPRLYLVTDQDLPGAVITEIRDLEFVRKIELQ
- a CDS encoding IMPACT family protein, encoding MSETYRTVADAATARFVVQGSEFLGHVRPVDAVADAEAFIDRVATEYEDATHNVPAYRVRADSDGEFLREYSSDDGEPSGSAGKPALNVLAQQELENCVVVVTRYYGGTNLGVGGLVRAYSRAVKEAVEDAGIVEQRPHERVTITVAYDDSGTVRSVLESEALEFEADYEAEVTFEVRVPVAEADALRDRLQSATSGRADLA
- the hisA gene encoding 1-(5-phosphoribosyl)-5-[(5-phosphoribosylamino)methylideneamino]imidazole-4-carboxamide isomerase, with amino-acid sequence MTADASDDGFEVIPAVDVQDGEVVQLVQGERGTEKSYGEPVEAAERWVDAGAETLHLVDLDGAFEGERANADAIDAVIDAVDVPTQLGGGIRTAADAADLLERGVDRVVLGTAAVENPEIVAEISEEYPNSVVVSLDAKDGEVVVEGWTEGAGVTPVEAAERYAELGAAAILFTNVDVEGQLEGVATEPVAELVTATEIPVIASGGVATLEDVRAIEETGAAAVVVGSALYEGRFTLEEATAAVDD